The Spirosoma radiotolerans genome has a window encoding:
- a CDS encoding Na+/H+ antiporter: MHQTLLLCLSLLLAISLFVMLGQRLRISAPIFLVISGLVVSLIPGVPRIVVDPELIFLIFLPPLLYEAAWFTSWKEFWRWRRIIVVLAFGLVIFTAFAVAYVSSAVIPGFTLALGFLLGGIISPPDAVAATSVLRGVNVPKRVISILEGESLVNDASSLVVFRFALAAVLSGSFVWQKAATGFVMVTLMGIVIGLAVALVFYVIHRWLPTTTRISILLTFMAPYIMYLTAEEFHYSGVMAVVSGGLFLSNHSHQILNHSARIQGTGMWSTVTFALNGLVFMLIGLELPVIINGLDGYSKTESILYALLITFLIIVTRIVVVLFSSVFTRIIGRVISVADRSPGWRGPVIVSWAGMRGVVSLASALSIPLTLTNGEPFPHRNLILFITFVVILFTLVFQGLTLPMIIRKVNYKDPDHRAPEDQQVSAIRLKLLKVALKEVEEKYAIEAINNELVSNLRNRMENDLHSITRHLGSLERDGVQVDQYNKILTDIITAKRNALLYFRSLDEFDDEVIRQEEARLDLEEEKVNHPIH; encoded by the coding sequence ATGCATCAAACACTACTGCTTTGTTTATCCCTACTCCTGGCAATTTCCCTGTTTGTCATGCTGGGCCAGCGGTTACGAATTTCGGCGCCTATTTTCCTAGTTATTAGTGGGCTGGTCGTTAGCCTGATTCCGGGTGTTCCGCGTATCGTCGTTGATCCTGAGCTGATTTTTTTAATTTTTCTGCCGCCCTTACTTTATGAAGCGGCCTGGTTTACGTCCTGGAAAGAGTTCTGGCGGTGGAGACGCATCATTGTCGTGCTGGCTTTTGGGCTGGTTATCTTTACGGCTTTTGCCGTCGCCTATGTGTCAAGTGCCGTTATTCCGGGATTTACGCTCGCGTTAGGCTTCCTGCTGGGAGGCATCATTTCGCCACCCGATGCTGTCGCGGCCACGTCTGTTTTGCGAGGAGTGAATGTGCCGAAGCGGGTAATCAGCATTCTGGAAGGCGAAAGCCTGGTAAACGATGCGTCCAGTCTGGTGGTGTTCCGGTTTGCTTTGGCGGCAGTGTTGTCTGGTTCGTTTGTCTGGCAGAAAGCCGCCACCGGTTTCGTCATGGTTACGCTGATGGGGATTGTCATTGGACTGGCAGTCGCTTTAGTGTTTTACGTTATTCACCGATGGCTACCCACCACAACCCGAATCAGCATTCTGCTGACGTTCATGGCTCCGTATATTATGTACCTAACAGCCGAAGAATTTCACTATTCGGGGGTGATGGCCGTGGTGAGTGGCGGGCTGTTTCTGTCAAATCACAGCCACCAAATTCTGAACCACAGCGCCCGAATTCAGGGCACAGGGATGTGGTCGACGGTTACTTTTGCGTTGAACGGACTGGTCTTCATGCTGATTGGTCTTGAGCTACCCGTTATCATCAATGGGCTGGATGGCTATTCAAAGACAGAATCGATTCTGTACGCATTGCTGATTACGTTTCTGATTATCGTGACCCGGATCGTGGTCGTCCTGTTTTCATCTGTTTTCACCCGGATAATTGGCCGTGTGATTTCTGTCGCCGACCGCAGTCCCGGCTGGCGTGGGCCGGTTATCGTTAGTTGGGCGGGTATGCGCGGGGTGGTGTCGCTCGCATCGGCGCTATCTATTCCGTTGACCTTAACCAATGGCGAGCCTTTTCCACATCGGAACCTGATCCTGTTTATTACGTTTGTCGTTATCTTATTTACGCTTGTTTTTCAGGGCCTTACCTTGCCAATGATTATTAGAAAGGTCAATTATAAAGATCCGGATCATCGGGCTCCCGAGGACCAGCAAGTATCGGCCATCCGGCTTAAATTGCTGAAAGTTGCTTTAAAAGAAGTAGAGGAGAAGTACGCCATCGAAGCCATCAATAATGAACTGGTGAGCAACCTGAGAAATCGAATGGAAAACGACTTGCATTCCATCACAAGGCACCTGGGTTCGCTGGAGCGCGACGGGGTGCAGGTAGATCAGTACAATAAAATTCTGACCGACATTATTACCGCCAAACGCAATGCGCTACTCTATTTTCGTAGCCTGGACGAGTTTGACGATGAGGTGATTCGCCAGGAGGAAGCCCGCCTTGATCTGGAAGAAGAAAAAGTAAATCACCCCATTCATTAA